The following nucleotide sequence is from Pedobacter sp. PACM 27299.
TTTCTATGGTAGTCCTTTAATTTTCAACCCATTAAATGCTTACCTATGAAAAAATTACTACTACTTTTTATGCTTTCGGCTGTTAGTTTATTTAGCTATAGTCAAGTGCCAGCCGCTATAGACACCGCTAAAAGGTGGACTATCCATGGAGAGAATACTTTTTTAATTAACCAGAGTTCTTTTACCAATTGGGCAGGTGGAGGCGTTAATGCCTTTGCTGGAAATTTGTTATTTAACTACGATTTTAACTATAAAAAGGACAAATTGAGTTGGGATAATAAAGTGATTCTTGGCTATGGCCTGAGTAAACAGCAAGATATTGGTGTACGAAAAAACGATGATAAGATCATCCTGAATAGTTTGGTCGGGTATAAAGCAGCCAAATATTGGATGTATACTTTTTACGCCAATTTCCAAACACAGTTTGCTAATGGTTATACGTACCCTGCTTCTGGCAGAACGTTAATTTCTACGGCTTTTGCCCCCGCTTATTTAACTTTCGGACCCGGTTTTGCCTATAAACGTTCGGATAACTTCAGGGTGAATATTTCTCCAGCAGCAGCGAGGATTGTAATAGTGACCAATAAAGAATTATCTGATGCAGGTGCTTATGGCGTAGATCCGGGTAAGAAAAGCGATTTCCAATTCGGTGCTTCGCTGGATGCTTATTATAAAATCAACCTGATGGAAAATATTAGTTTTGAGAACATTCTGAAACTATATTCCAATTACCTGGATAAACCTCAAAATGTGTATACGGACTATACTGCGAATCTTTTCCTGAAGGTGAACAAATTTGTATCTGTAAATGCTGGTGCACAATTTATCTATGATGACAAAACAAAAATCGCTAAAGATGATGGATCTGGAGAATCCCGTTCCGTATTGCAAATAAAACAGATCTTTGGGGCTGGTTTAACTTACAAATTTTAACATGAAGTTCCTTTATCTGTTTATCGCAATCATCGCCGAAGTATTTGCTACCAGTGCTCTAAAAGCCTCGGAGCAGTTTTCTAAGCCCCTGCCTTCTATTATTGTAGTGGTCGGTTATGTGTTGGCCTTTTACTTTCTCAGTTTAACATTAAAAACCATACCTGTAGGCATTGCTTACGCGTTATGGTCGGGCGTGGGCATTGTATTGGTTTCAGCAGCCGGGTATTTTCTGTATAAACAGACTTTGGATTTACCGGCATTGCTGGGTATTGGATTGATCATTATCGGTGTGATTGTGATCAATGTGTTTTCAAAATCTGCCGCGCATTAAAAAGGAAAATAGCTCCATTTGATGTTTTCATGTGAACCCCAACAGTTGAAAGAAAACTTTTGGGGTTCATTTTAGCGCATGGTCAGTCTGTTTTAAATATTAGCGCTTCTCTATTTACATGAGAACTTTGTTTTCAATCACATTTGTTCTTTCAGATCACACCTTCTATTTTAAATCAGACCATTTCTTTTTTAAATATCTCTTCGATCACTTTGATTTCTTCCGCATAGATGGTCTTCTTTCTGGTCGAGAAATACAGCGTATTTTCAATCACATCATTTCCTTCCCAGATCACTTTCATCTGTCCGCTTTCTATTTCTTTTCGACATAAAAAGTCTGGAATGATGGCTACACCATTTTGTCCGCTGATACAACGTACAATAGAGCTCAGGTTTGGTACAATGTAATTGGGCTTGAAGTCTGGGCGCTTATTAAAGTTAAGGTGCCAGAAACGCCTTAAATGCTCCATATCGGCAGTAGTGCCATACCAGGTTTGCTGTTTCAGCCAGGCATGGACCTCTTTCATGTCTCCTTTTTGCAGCAATTCCTCAAAACCACTGGTGTCCGTTTTGCTGCCGGCAACAAGCACAATCTTCTCTTTTGAAAAGGGCAGGTAATTGATATTATTGGAATCCCCTTTTTGTGGGGTGATGATCAAGTCAAGGATGCCATTATCGAGGTCGCTGAGCATTTCCGGATATTCTCCGAATTTAATAATCACATTAAATGGGAGGCTTGGTAAATAAGATTCCAGGGTAAATTGAAAAGTTTCAAAACACATCCCGATGCTGATGGTGGGTGTATCCTTTTCTGTACTCTTATGAAAATGATGCTCCGCAGTTTCCAGTTTTGTGATTGCATCCAAGATGTAATTGTACAACACTTTACCTCTTTCCGTAGAGACCATTTTCCTGGAAGTCCGGTCGAATAGTTTATACCCTACATAGGCTTCTAAAGAATTGAGGTGTAAACTGACCCCAGGCTGAGAAATATACAATACCTCTGCTGCGCCGGTTAGCGTTCCCGTTTCATATATCGCTTTAAATGTTCTGAACCATTCTAGATTAACCATTTGCTATTTATTATAGTTGTACTGTGTGATTGTTTTTCTATTATAATTATGATACAAAGATATGATTTAAGTTATTTTAATTATAGAGTAAGTCTGCTTAATTTTGTATCATCAAAAAGATAATAAGATTTATGATCCAGATCATTAGGTGATTAAGGATCAAAATCGTTTAAAGGTTAAACAAAAATGCTGAACCTAAGATCAGCGCTAAAAAAGATAAAAATGAAAATATTTGTGATAAATGGTGGACAAGCTTTCGGTCATTCTGGTGGCCGCTTTAATGCAACAGTTGCTGCAGAAACAATTAGCTTTTTCGAGAATCAACCTGGTTTTGAAGTAAAATCGACAAATGTGAATGATGATTATGATCCTTTAGCAGAGGTAGAAAAATACACCTGGGCAGACCTGGTCATTTATCATACTCCCATCTGGTGGTTTCAGGTGCCTCATGGATTGAAAAAATATATTGACGTGGTTTTTACCGTAGGACACAATAGAGGAATTTATAAAAGTGACGGCCGTTCTGCAGAAAATCCAGCCATTAACT
It contains:
- a CDS encoding DMT family transporter, with product MKFLYLFIAIIAEVFATSALKASEQFSKPLPSIIVVVGYVLAFYFLSLTLKTIPVGIAYALWSGVGIVLVSAAGYFLYKQTLDLPALLGIGLIIIGVIVINVFSKSAAH
- a CDS encoding DUF3078 domain-containing protein, with translation MKKLLLLFMLSAVSLFSYSQVPAAIDTAKRWTIHGENTFLINQSSFTNWAGGGVNAFAGNLLFNYDFNYKKDKLSWDNKVILGYGLSKQQDIGVRKNDDKIILNSLVGYKAAKYWMYTFYANFQTQFANGYTYPASGRTLISTAFAPAYLTFGPGFAYKRSDNFRVNISPAAARIVIVTNKELSDAGAYGVDPGKKSDFQFGASLDAYYKINLMENISFENILKLYSNYLDKPQNVYTDYTANLFLKVNKFVSVNAGAQFIYDDKTKIAKDDGSGESRSVLQIKQIFGAGLTYKF
- a CDS encoding LysR family transcriptional regulator, whose product is MVNLEWFRTFKAIYETGTLTGAAEVLYISQPGVSLHLNSLEAYVGYKLFDRTSRKMVSTERGKVLYNYILDAITKLETAEHHFHKSTEKDTPTISIGMCFETFQFTLESYLPSLPFNVIIKFGEYPEMLSDLDNGILDLIITPQKGDSNNINYLPFSKEKIVLVAGSKTDTSGFEELLQKGDMKEVHAWLKQQTWYGTTADMEHLRRFWHLNFNKRPDFKPNYIVPNLSSIVRCISGQNGVAIIPDFLCRKEIESGQMKVIWEGNDVIENTLYFSTRKKTIYAEEIKVIEEIFKKEMV
- a CDS encoding NAD(P)H-dependent oxidoreductase codes for the protein MKIFVINGGQAFGHSGGRFNATVAAETISFFENQPGFEVKSTNVNDDYDPLAEVEKYTWADLVIYHTPIWWFQVPHGLKKYIDVVFTVGHNRGIYKSDGRSAENPAINYGTGGLLTGKKYLLTTSWNAPKEAFTLPGEFFDQKSVDDGPLFGFHRMNAFTGMKPLPSLHFHDVEKNADVETDLKRYRAHLAALFIPDANAGSLQESELEASAL